The Chitinophagales bacterium genomic sequence AAGTTAAATTTACTCTTCTATTATTATTGGTTTGGGTAAATAAAGCTCTGCTGTATTTGTAATCAAAATCAATAAAATAAGTAGCGTCTATATCTTGGTTTTTTTCTTTTATTACGTAGTTGTTTTTGTCTAATTCTACTTTATCTTTTCCACTGCCTGAAATATTAAAAGTATTGCCTACTAATAAATTTTCTAAAAAAGGTAAATCCACACTAAAAGGTATATATCTATTAATATACTCAAAAGTTTGATCTTCGTAAGAATTAGAAAGTTTATTTATAATTTGAACTCTATTGGGTTCTATAAGCACTCTGGCACCTTCTATACCAAATGGACCAGTAAGCGATAGCCAAATAGTTTTGTTGTGTTCTATTCTTATGTTTGCCGTAAAATTTTGATTAAAACTGCCGTCATCAAAATTAACACGAGCTTTTGCCGACAAATATTGGTATTTAAAATCAGCTTCGTTCATATTTTTTAATAAAACTTTGCTACTCGGAATTTTACTTTTTGAATCGCTTAAAGTTTTACTGTTTTTGCAAGCAGCTAACAGTAAAATAGAAAAAAATAGAGGAATAAGAAACTTATTCATACAATTTGCCCTCATCTATTTTTTGCTGTAAAAATTCAGAGCCTTCGCCATATTCTTTAGCTTCTTTCCATTTAGTTAGTGCTTCGCTTTTTTTGCCTAATTTATATAGTATATCGCCTAAGTGTTCTAAAAGTGTATCGCTTGGTTTTTCTCCTGCCGAAATTGCTTTTTCTTGATATTCAAGAGCTTTTTTATAGTCGCCTTTTTTGTACAAAATCCAAGCATAAGTATCTAAAAAAGAACTGTTGTTAGGTTCTAATTCATTAGATAATAAGCTCATTTCTGCCGCTTTTTCAAGTTTATCGCCACGCAAGGATAAATAATAACTGTAATTATTTAATGAATAAGCATCTTTTGGGTTGATTTCTAATGCGTTATCAAAACTTTCATCACTTTTTTCATATTCTTTAGTGTCATTATAAGCATTGCCTAAATTAGCATAAAACTGACCTTTTAGCAGCTTGTTGTCTCCTGTCATTTTTACACCTCTGTTATATGCTTTTATAGCTTCTTCATTGTCTTTTAATTGCTGATTTGCCATGCCGTTAAAAAAGT encodes the following:
- a CDS encoding DUF4292 domain-containing protein; its protein translation is MNKFLIPLFFSILLLAACKNSKTLSDSKSKIPSSKVLLKNMNEADFKYQYLSAKARVNFDDGSFNQNFTANIRIEHNKTIWLSLTGPFGIEGARVLIEPNRVQIINKLSNSYEDQTFEYINRYIPFSVDLPFLENLLVGNTFNISGSGKDKVELDKNNYVIKEKNQDIDATYFIDFDYKYSRALFTQTNNNRRVNLTYNDYKIIENQLFAFLRDMVFSDGNNNMRLALNFSKVKKESNLDFPFSVPERLKK